From one Agathobaculum sp. NTUH-O15-33 genomic stretch:
- a CDS encoding phage tail assembly chaperone, which yields MDFQEFMLGNALPVENRKVTVSKRFVKDGKAIPWEIRAITNDEDETLRKTFMRRVPAPGKAGKRGQYVQDFDGPGYMSALCAACVVYPNLNDAALQDSYKVKDAEALLRAMLTPGELGDLAAEVQEHCGFDVSMADKVEEAKN from the coding sequence ATGGATTTTCAGGAATTTATGCTGGGCAACGCCTTGCCGGTGGAAAACCGCAAGGTAACGGTATCAAAGCGCTTTGTAAAGGACGGCAAGGCCATTCCGTGGGAGATCCGCGCGATCACCAACGACGAGGACGAAACGCTGCGCAAGACCTTTATGCGACGCGTTCCGGCTCCGGGCAAGGCGGGCAAGCGCGGCCAGTATGTGCAGGATTTTGACGGTCCGGGCTATATGTCCGCTTTGTGCGCGGCCTGTGTGGTCTACCCCAATCTGAATGACGCCGCGTTGCAGGACAGCTACAAGGTGAAGGACGCGGAAGCGCTCCTGCGCGCCATGCTGACCCCCGGCGAGCTGGGCGATCTTGCCGCTGAGGTGCAGGAGCACTGCGGCTTTGACGTTTCGATGGCGGACAAGGTGGAAGAAGCAAAAAACTAA
- a CDS encoding phage tail tube protein, with product MNDTVLDARDAISGSLASCFVTIDGSRYKFLQMTEFSATYKPNIVDVPILGRVNKGHKTVGGTGEFSGKAHYNQSVLRRVMKTYQDTGYMPELEIQIENEDPSAAVGRQSTILKGCLLDSVVVAKFAAGENLLDEELSGTFDKFELPETFEELEGMR from the coding sequence TTGAACGATACGGTACTTGACGCAAGAGACGCGATCTCCGGTTCGCTGGCAAGCTGCTTTGTCACCATCGACGGCAGCCGCTATAAGTTTTTACAAATGACCGAGTTTAGCGCGACTTATAAGCCAAACATTGTTGACGTGCCCATTCTCGGCCGCGTTAACAAGGGCCACAAGACGGTGGGGGGCACAGGCGAATTTTCCGGTAAGGCGCACTACAACCAGTCCGTGCTGCGCCGGGTGATGAAGACCTATCAGGATACCGGCTATATGCCGGAGCTTGAAATCCAGATCGAAAACGAAGACCCCTCGGCGGCGGTGGGCCGCCAGTCGACCATCCTAAAGGGCTGCCTGCTGGACAGCGTGGTGGTCGCCAAGTTCGCGGCGGGCGAAAATCTACTGGACGAAGAGCTATCGGGCACCTTCGACAAGTTTGAGCTGCCCGAGACCTTTGAAGAACTGGAGGGCATGCGATAA
- a CDS encoding tape measure protein produces MEKSLQLYDGTASALASINQALTVTNSGFRQLQLTAGPAVPVVELAAANEQLHSMGAQAEAASQQQEQLGNKLKETKPHAESLSGRIKSISSALKSIKSVTDLADGMAQTTARLNQMNDGLQSTGQLQDMVYAAAQRSRTAYLQTAETVAKLGQNAGNAFSSSAETVAFAEQLNKQFVLAGTSQDKSAAATSKLTQALATGVIRGEDFNALMDAAPNAIQTVADYMGKPVEAVRDLATQGQLSAAVFKNALLSATAETDEKLAAMPMTWGQVWQTFSDYALHAFGPIMQALSDLANSDMVQNMISGVIGALQVVAPLVTETFNTLVGLAEWVTDNWSWLVPIILGVAAAIGIYKTATLASSRHRSNIDGRKKNSHGSTTTAERGDGDVPNHLDHYRRCCINRGVLCGRSGDQQI; encoded by the coding sequence ATGGAGAAAAGCCTACAGCTGTATGATGGCACGGCGAGCGCGTTAGCAAGCATAAATCAGGCGCTGACGGTGACTAATAGCGGATTTCGCCAACTACAACTAACGGCTGGGCCAGCAGTACCGGTTGTGGAGCTGGCAGCAGCTAATGAGCAGCTACACAGTATGGGAGCACAGGCTGAGGCGGCAAGCCAGCAGCAGGAGCAACTGGGAAATAAACTAAAAGAAACAAAGCCGCATGCTGAGAGCCTGAGCGGTCGCATAAAAAGCATATCCTCGGCACTCAAGAGTATCAAGTCCGTTACAGATTTAGCAGACGGCATGGCTCAGACAACGGCGCGATTGAATCAGATGAACGATGGTCTGCAGTCGACCGGCCAACTACAAGATATGGTGTATGCAGCGGCGCAGCGTTCGCGCACCGCTTATCTGCAAACGGCAGAAACCGTGGCTAAGCTGGGACAGAACGCGGGGAACGCGTTTTCCAGCAGTGCGGAAACCGTGGCTTTTGCCGAGCAGCTGAACAAGCAGTTTGTGCTCGCGGGCACGTCGCAAGACAAGTCAGCTGCGGCAACGAGCAAATTGACACAGGCGCTTGCCACGGGTGTCATACGCGGAGAGGATTTTAATGCACTGATGGATGCCGCGCCGAACGCGATACAAACCGTCGCGGATTATATGGGCAAGCCTGTGGAAGCGGTGCGCGATCTGGCAACACAGGGACAGCTTTCGGCAGCGGTCTTTAAGAACGCGCTGCTATCGGCTACGGCAGAAACGGATGAGAAACTAGCGGCCATGCCGATGACGTGGGGACAGGTATGGCAAACCTTTTCGGATTATGCGTTGCACGCCTTCGGTCCGATCATGCAGGCGCTGAGCGATCTGGCGAATAGCGATATGGTACAAAATATGATCTCCGGTGTAATTGGCGCATTGCAGGTAGTGGCGCCTCTAGTGACCGAGACGTTCAATACACTGGTAGGCTTGGCCGAATGGGTTACTGATAATTGGAGTTGGCTGGTACCGATTATTTTAGGCGTTGCGGCGGCAATCGGAATATATAAAACGGCTACCTTGGCTTCCAGCCGGCATCGAAGCAATATTGACGGGCGCAAGAAAAATAGCCACGGCAGCACAACTACAGCTGAACGCGGCGATGGCGATGTCCCCAATCACTTGGATCATTATCGCCGTTGTTGCATTAATCGCGGTGTTTTATGCGGTCGTAGCGGCGATCAACAAATTTAA
- a CDS encoding LysM peptidoglycan-binding domain-containing protein, giving the protein MYQFFLDGVLLPVTPSSMTLKVANQNDTITLINEGEVSVLKRPGLSKISFEALLPNRKYSFAQYQSGFQSAQYFLSLLENLKTGCAPFMFEVIRMDDRGTVLIEARSMQVSLEAYELLEDADRHGTDVLAKIDLRQWRACKTARVEFQQAEDGTVAEVTEQRETTTAPSAPVYTVQPGDNLWEIARIKLGDGMRMSEIYRLNQDTIEAEAKKHGLASSSNGHWIYPGTVLMLPG; this is encoded by the coding sequence ATGTATCAATTCTTTTTGGACGGCGTGCTGTTGCCTGTTACGCCTTCGTCCATGACGCTAAAGGTTGCAAATCAGAACGACACGATCACCTTGATTAACGAGGGGGAGGTGAGCGTACTCAAACGGCCCGGCCTGAGCAAAATCTCTTTTGAAGCGCTGCTGCCAAATCGGAAGTATTCGTTTGCGCAATATCAAAGCGGCTTCCAAAGCGCCCAGTACTTTCTATCCCTGCTGGAAAACCTAAAGACCGGCTGTGCGCCGTTTATGTTTGAAGTGATCCGCATGGATGATAGGGGCACGGTGCTGATCGAAGCGAGATCCATGCAGGTATCTCTGGAAGCGTACGAGCTGCTGGAGGACGCAGACCGGCACGGGACCGATGTGCTGGCCAAGATCGATCTCCGGCAATGGCGGGCCTGTAAGACCGCACGGGTGGAATTTCAGCAGGCTGAGGATGGGACGGTCGCGGAAGTGACTGAGCAGCGTGAAACGACCACGGCGCCTTCCGCGCCCGTGTACACTGTTCAGCCCGGGGACAATCTTTGGGAGATCGCGCGTATCAAGCTGGGAGACGGTATGCGTATGAGCGAAATATATCGGCTGAATCAAGACACGATCGAGGCGGAAGCAAAAAAACATGGGTTAGCAAGTTCATCAAACGGACACTGGATTTATCCCGGCACCGTTTTGATGCTGCCGGGATAA
- a CDS encoding XkdQ/YqbQ family protein translates to MGKYVWPCPSYSYVSSPFGPRNISTPGASRYHKGVDLAAADGVPIIAAGNGTVSISDYEKQGYGNWIELDHGGGITTRYAHASKRLVSAGAKVSAGQTIALVGTTGTSSGCHLHFEIRVNGVARDPLNFVKDSDTVSNYTGKAGAGAKNVVKAMFTAYYPANNAMEGGFLDALGNPLDTSKRTCAAPASVPFGTKITVQGTGSELDGVTYTVNDRGGAINIQNGVYHFDLLMSTNEECNRWGVKYGTAILDGDGEEIDAGQSSKEITRVVVKSITGVAGTRKEILRKAEPYLLAGAELLLQNSKMELQNPMVEGDIVWETTRTGSPASLKFTVVKDDILSFHEGNPVAFRFNGEPVFYGYVFKKERSDSRLIQVTCYDQLRYFKNKDSISYADWTYSELLRVLAKDYGLTCGTIVDTKYKIPQRIEETTLFDICGNAADETLVNTGKIYVLYDDFGKLMLKPYESMLLPIWIDQNTAQEYSYASSIDNEVYDRVKLAYDNGETGEREIYVTNDTASQGRWGVLQYYAKLDSALSSADMQTKAKVLLDYYNVKQRELSIKKVFGDVRARAGASVAVGMGLGDINISNYMCIEKARHTFSFGLHTMDLTLSGIRGEFHA, encoded by the coding sequence ATGGGTAAATACGTTTGGCCGTGTCCGAGCTACAGCTATGTTTCAAGCCCATTTGGGCCGCGTAATATCTCCACTCCCGGCGCGTCCCGTTATCATAAGGGCGTTGATCTGGCGGCCGCAGACGGCGTGCCGATCATTGCAGCCGGTAATGGTACAGTAAGTATCTCAGACTATGAAAAGCAAGGTTACGGAAACTGGATCGAGCTGGATCACGGCGGCGGTATTACGACGCGTTACGCGCATGCGAGCAAACGTCTGGTTTCAGCCGGTGCAAAAGTATCGGCTGGACAGACGATCGCACTCGTTGGTACCACTGGAACTTCGTCGGGGTGTCATCTGCATTTTGAAATTCGGGTTAACGGGGTAGCCCGAGACCCCTTGAATTTCGTCAAAGACAGCGACACGGTATCCAACTACACCGGCAAGGCGGGTGCCGGCGCAAAAAATGTTGTCAAGGCCATGTTTACTGCTTATTATCCGGCGAATAACGCCATGGAAGGCGGTTTCCTAGATGCGCTGGGCAACCCGCTGGATACGTCCAAGCGGACCTGCGCGGCGCCGGCGAGCGTGCCCTTCGGCACCAAGATCACGGTGCAGGGGACCGGCAGCGAGCTAGATGGCGTGACCTATACGGTGAATGACCGGGGTGGTGCGATCAATATTCAAAACGGCGTCTATCACTTCGATTTGCTGATGAGCACGAACGAGGAATGTAACCGCTGGGGTGTCAAATATGGCACGGCGATCTTAGACGGCGACGGTGAAGAAATCGATGCGGGACAAAGCTCCAAAGAGATAACCAGAGTTGTGGTCAAGTCGATCACTGGTGTGGCGGGCACGCGCAAGGAGATTTTACGAAAGGCCGAACCGTATTTGTTGGCAGGTGCTGAACTACTGTTGCAAAACAGTAAAATGGAGCTGCAAAATCCGATGGTGGAGGGCGATATCGTTTGGGAGACAACGAGAACCGGCTCACCCGCCTCGCTCAAATTTACGGTTGTCAAAGATGATATCCTAAGCTTTCATGAAGGAAATCCGGTAGCGTTCCGCTTTAACGGCGAGCCGGTGTTTTACGGATATGTGTTTAAAAAGGAACGCAGCGACAGTCGCTTGATCCAAGTGACCTGTTACGACCAGCTACGTTATTTCAAAAACAAAGATTCGATCTCCTATGCGGATTGGACGTACAGCGAGTTGCTTAGAGTGTTAGCAAAGGATTACGGCTTGACCTGCGGGACAATCGTGGATACTAAGTATAAGATACCACAGCGCATAGAGGAAACGACACTGTTCGATATTTGTGGAAACGCCGCAGATGAAACGCTGGTAAACACCGGGAAAATATACGTGTTGTACGATGACTTTGGAAAGTTGATGTTGAAACCCTATGAGAGCATGCTGTTGCCCATCTGGATTGATCAGAATACCGCACAGGAATACAGCTATGCATCTTCTATTGACAACGAGGTTTATGATCGTGTTAAGCTGGCCTATGACAACGGAGAAACAGGCGAGCGCGAGATATATGTAACGAACGATACAGCTTCACAAGGCCGATGGGGCGTGCTGCAATATTATGCGAAGCTGGACAGCGCTCTTTCATCGGCGGATATGCAAACAAAGGCAAAGGTGCTTTTGGATTACTATAACGTGAAGCAGCGCGAGCTGTCGATCAAAAAGGTATTCGGCGACGTGCGTGCCCGCGCGGGGGCATCAGTCGCGGTCGGCATGGGGCTGGGGGACATCAATATCTCGAACTACATGTGCATCGAAAAAGCACGGCATACTTTTTCCTTTGGGCTGCACACGATGGATTTAACGCTAAGCGGCATAAGGGGGGAGTTCCATGCCTGA
- a CDS encoding phage tail sheath family protein encodes MALGGGTWQTQNKPLPGSYINFVSASRATAALSDRGVAAMPLVWGWGPEGEVFEVTAEAFQKDSLSRFGYDYTHEKMKGLRDLFSNIRKAYFYRLGTGVKAANDFATAKYTGTRGNDIQIAIAKNAADADKFDVSTLLDGRVRDQQTVAAAGELKNNDLVTWKTSATLAATAGTPLTEGADAAALTGDDYQAFLDKVEPYSFNTLGCATTDEAVKALFVQFTKRLRDEQGVKFQTVLYRPGAVDHEGVIGVQNEVTDEGWPESSLVYWVTGAEAGCAVNRSVQNAKYNGEFTVDAALSQEQLADALAKGQFVMHRVGDETRVLDDINTFVSFTEGKGEDFAANQTVRVLDQIGNDVAVLFSDKYLGAIPNDNAGRVSFWSDVVSLLEKLQAMRAIENFVSDDVTVAQGESKKAVVCGASVTPVNAMSKLYMTVTVN; translated from the coding sequence ATGGCACTTGGCGGCGGAACTTGGCAGACGCAGAATAAGCCTCTGCCCGGCAGCTACATCAACTTTGTATCGGCTTCCCGCGCGACGGCGGCACTGTCCGACCGCGGCGTGGCGGCCATGCCCCTTGTCTGGGGCTGGGGCCCGGAAGGCGAGGTGTTCGAGGTAACGGCGGAGGCTTTCCAGAAGGATTCGCTTTCACGCTTCGGATACGATTACACGCATGAAAAAATGAAGGGTCTACGCGATCTGTTTTCCAACATCCGCAAGGCGTATTTTTATCGCTTGGGCACGGGCGTGAAGGCGGCGAACGATTTCGCTACCGCGAAATACACCGGCACGCGCGGCAACGATATCCAAATCGCGATTGCGAAAAACGCGGCGGACGCGGACAAGTTTGACGTTTCCACCCTGCTGGACGGCCGTGTGCGCGATCAGCAAACGGTAGCGGCGGCAGGCGAGCTGAAAAACAACGATCTTGTCACTTGGAAGACGAGCGCCACGCTTGCGGCAACGGCGGGTACGCCACTGACCGAGGGCGCGGACGCGGCGGCATTAACCGGCGACGATTATCAGGCGTTTTTGGATAAGGTGGAGCCGTACAGCTTTAACACATTGGGCTGCGCGACCACGGATGAGGCGGTAAAAGCGCTGTTCGTTCAGTTCACCAAGCGCCTGCGCGACGAGCAGGGCGTCAAGTTTCAGACCGTGCTGTACCGCCCCGGCGCGGTCGATCACGAGGGCGTCATCGGCGTGCAGAACGAGGTGACAGACGAAGGCTGGCCGGAATCGTCCCTTGTTTACTGGGTGACCGGCGCAGAGGCCGGCTGCGCGGTTAACAGGAGCGTGCAGAACGCCAAATACAACGGCGAATTTACCGTGGACGCGGCACTCAGCCAAGAACAACTGGCCGATGCGTTGGCAAAGGGTCAGTTTGTGATGCACCGCGTGGGCGACGAAACGCGCGTGCTGGACGATATCAACACCTTTGTTTCCTTTACGGAGGGCAAGGGAGAAGATTTCGCGGCCAATCAGACTGTGCGCGTGCTCGACCAGATCGGCAACGATGTGGCCGTGCTGTTCAGCGATAAATATCTGGGCGCGATCCCGAACGACAACGCGGGCCGCGTGAGCTTCTGGAGCGACGTTGTATCGCTTTTGGAGAAATTACAGGCCATGCGCGCAATCGAAAACTTCGTTTCAGACGATGTGACGGTGGCGCAGGGGGAAAGCAAAAAGGCGGTCGTATGCGGCGCATCGGTGACCCCGGTCAACGCGATGAGCAAGCTGTATATGACGGTAACGGTAAATTAA
- a CDS encoding phage tail terminator family protein, which translates to MNITQKIADAIRTVYPAESCGLYTEEPETGFAKPCFVIAPIKGGAQPYPGERLLLEEQFAVRYYPGEMGPYAECVQAAQTLFGLLGVLPGVRAAAMNWEVTEGALYFTAAYSHFVRTAREAEPMDTLRQTQDVKA; encoded by the coding sequence ATGAACATCACACAGAAAATCGCGGACGCGATCCGCACGGTTTATCCGGCGGAAAGCTGCGGCCTGTACACCGAGGAGCCGGAAACGGGCTTTGCAAAGCCTTGCTTTGTCATTGCGCCGATAAAGGGCGGCGCGCAGCCGTATCCCGGGGAGCGGCTGTTGCTGGAAGAGCAATTCGCGGTGCGGTACTATCCCGGCGAGATGGGCCCGTATGCGGAATGCGTACAAGCGGCGCAAACGCTTTTCGGCCTGCTTGGCGTACTCCCCGGTGTGCGTGCGGCGGCTATGAACTGGGAGGTGACGGAGGGAGCGCTTTACTTTACGGCGGCCTACTCTCACTTTGTCCGCACGGCGCGCGAGGCGGAGCCGATGGACACGCTTCGCCAGACGCAGGACGTGAAAGCATGA